A single genomic interval of Ananas comosus cultivar F153 unplaced genomic scaffold, ASM154086v1, whole genome shotgun sequence harbors:
- the LOC109704880 gene encoding secretory carrier-associated membrane protein 2-like produces MCYCGKRLSRLSRTNTIDISSSFHTLLQLHICFCVYSAVAPPVIFKGKSLTGILPTIEVIGNSVIDVLFYFVGFGLFCLESLLSI; encoded by the exons CTCTCCAGATTAAGTCGAACAAACACAATAGACATCTCATCTTCTTTTCATACCTTATTGCAACTGCACATTTGTTTCTGTGTATATTCAGCTGTGGCTCCTCCAGTTATTTTCAAGGGAAAATCTTTGAC AGGAATCTTGCCAACGATTGAAGTCATAGGGAATAGTGTCATAGACGTG TTATTTTACTTCGTTGGATTTGGATTATTCTGCCTCGAGTCTCTGCTCAGCATTTGA